The Populus nigra chromosome 19, ddPopNigr1.1, whole genome shotgun sequence genome includes a window with the following:
- the LOC133680089 gene encoding classical arabinogalactan protein 9-like, which translates to MMLKKAVILLSLICISIAGVAGQAPATSPTATPAPPTPTSSPPPATTPPPVSAPPPVTQSPPPATPPPVSAPPPATPPPATPPPATPPPATPPPATPPPATPPPATPPPATPPPAVPPPAPLAAPPALVPAPAPSKPKLKSPAPSPLALSPPSPPTGAPAPSLGASSPGPAGTDMSGAEKMGSVQKMVLSLVFGSAFWLLT; encoded by the exons ATGATGCTAAAAAAAGCTGTCatccttctttctttgatcTGCATTTCGATTGCTGGTGTTGCTGGTCAAGCACCAGCAACGTCACCAACAGCAACACCAGCACCACCCACACCAACTTCTTCTCCACCGCCAGCAACCACGCCTCCACCAGTTTCAGCCCCACCTCCCGTTACCCAATCTCCACCTCCAGCTACCCCTCCTCCAGTTTCAGCCCCACCACCTGCCACCCCTCCTCCCGCAACCCCACCACCAGCAACTCCTCCTCCCGCCACCCCACCACCAGCAACACCTCCACCAGCAACCCCACCACCTGCTACTCCTCCACCAGCAACCCCTCCTCCCGCTGTTCCTCCACCAGCTCCATTGGCAGCTCCACCAGCTCTTGTTCCAGCTCCAGCTCCCAGCAAGCCTAAGTTGAAGTCTCCAGCTCCATCTCCCCTGGCATTGAGTCCTCCATCTCCGCCAACTGGCGCTCCGGCTCCAAGTTTGGGTGCTTCCTCTCCTGGACCCGCTGGAACCGATATG AGTGGAGCAGAGAAGATGGGGTCCGTGCAGAAGATGGTCCTGAGCTTGGTCTTTGGATCAGCTTTCTGGTTGCTAACTTAG
- the LOC133679204 gene encoding pentatricopeptide repeat-containing protein At5g02860-like, whose amino-acid sequence MTEKLALPLLLTNPPPTKLLLPLQSHLHQQQLKLTTPTSPPPQHGTPPMQDFLFKQSPNLSKPINPQTQPDLFPIPRNRTRIGKARDPNRGKPWTHRRLSLQGQRVLDSLSNPSFETSELDKILSLLFDYYKEELSVCSGGKERLSNDVLGIIKGLGFYKKSDLAMSVFEWFKNRNGCESVLSNSAVAVIINMLGKEGKVSVAASLLNNLHKDGFEPDVYAYTSLITACVSNGRYREAVMVFKKMEEEGCKPTLITYNVILNVYGKMGMPWNKIIGLFEGMKNAGILPDEYTYNTLITCCRRGSLYEEAAAVFEDMKSMGFVPDKVTYNTLLDVYGKSRRIKEAIEVLREMEFNGCSPSIVTYNSLISAYARDGLLEEAMELKNQMVERGIKLDVFTYTAMLSGFVRTGKDESAMRVFEEMRTAGCKPNICTFNALIKMHGNRGKFAEMMKAFEEIKICCCVPDIVTWNTLLAVFGQNGMDSEVSRVFKEMKRVGFVPERDTYNTLISAYSRCGSFDQAMAMYKRMLDAGITPDLSTYNAVLAALARGGLWEQSEKILAEMQDGMCKPNELTHCSLLHAYANGKEIGRMLALAEEICSGVIEPHAVLLKTLVLVNSKCDLLLEAERAFLELKRKGFSPDLSTLNAMIAIYGRRQMVTKTNEILNFMKESGFTPSLATYNSLMYMHSQSENFERSEEVLKEILAKGVKPDIISYNTVIFAYCRNGRMKEASHIFSEMRESGLIPDVITYNTFVASYAADSMFEEAIDVVCYMIKHGCKPNQNTYNSVIDGYCKLNRRDDAIKFISSLHELDPHISREEECRLLERLTKWS is encoded by the coding sequence ATGACAGAGAAACTAGCTCTCCCTCTTCTCCTCACAAACCCACCCCCAACAAAACTCTTACTGCCTCTCCAATCTCACCTCCACCAACAACAGCTAAAACTAACAACACCCacttcaccaccaccacaacatGGCACCCCACCTATGCAGGACTTCCTTTTCAAGCAAAGCCCCAATCTTTCCAAACCCATCAACCCGCAAACCCAACCTGATCTATTTCCTATCCCAAGAAACCGAACCCGAATTGGCAAGGCCCGCGACCCTAACCGTGGCAAACCCTGGACCCACCGTCGTCTCTCCCTTCAAGGTCAGCGAGTTCTAGATTCTTTAAGTAACCCTTCTTTCGAAACCAGTGAATTAGATAAAATCTTGAGTCTTTTATTTGATTACTATAAAGAAGAGTTGAGTGTATGTAGTGGTGGTAAGGAGAGGTTAAGTAATGATGTTTTGGGTATTAttaagggtttagggttttataaaaaaagtgacCTGGCTATGAGTGTGTTTGAGTGGTTTAAGAATAGGAATGGTTGTGAATCTGTCTTGAGTAATTCAGCTGTGGCTGTGATTATTAATATGCTTGGTAAAGAAGGAAAAGTTTCGGTGGCAGCATCTTTGTTGAATAATTTGCATAAAGATGGGTTTGAACCTGATGTTTATGCGTATACATCTTTAATAACTGCTTGTGTTAGTAATGGGAGGTATAGGGAAGCTGTGATGGTTTTTAagaagatggaggaagaagggTGCAAACCAACTTTGATTACTTATAATGTGATTCTGAACGTGTATGGAAAAATGGGTATGCCTTGGAACAAGATTATAGGTCTGTTTGAGGGAATGAAGAATGCTGGGATTTTGCCGGATGAGTATACATATAATACGCTGATAACTTGTTGTAGACGAGGATCTTTGTATGAAGAAGCTGCTGCGGTTTTTGAGGATATGAAATCGATGGGGTTTGTGCCTGATAAggtcacttataatactttatTGGATGTTTATGGGAAGTCTAGGCGGATTAAGGAGGCGATCGAGGTATTAAGAGAAATGGAGTTCAATGGATGTTCACCAAGCATTGTGACATATAATTCGTTGATATCTGCTTATGCAAGGGATGGTCTTTTGGAAGAAGCAATGGAGCTTAAAAACCAGATGGTTGAAAGAGGGATTAAACTGGATGTTTTTACTTACACTGCAATGTTGTCAGGATTTGTGAGGACTGGTAAGGATGAGTCTGCAATGAGGGTTTTTGAGGAAATGAGAACTGCAGGTTGCAAACCTAATATTTGTACTTTCAATGCCTTGATTAAGATGCATGGTAACAGGGGAAAGTTTGCAGAAATGATGAAGGCTTTTGAGGAGATCAAAATTTGCTGCTGTGTACCAGATATTGTTACTTGGAATACCCTTCTAGCAGTGTTTGGGCAAAATGGGATGGACTCAGAAGTGTCTAGAGTTTTCAAGGAGATGAAGAGGGTTGGTTTTGTACCGGAGAGGGATACCTACAACACTCTAATCAGTGCGTACAGTCGGTGTGGTTCATTTGACCAAGCCATGGCTATGTACAAGAGAATGCTGGATGCTGGGATTACACCTGATCTTTCCACCTATAATGCTGTTTTGGCAGCATTAGCTCGAGGAGGGCTATGGGAACAGTCAGAGAAAATACTTGCTGAAATGCAAGATGGTATGTGCAAGCCCAATGAACTGACACACTGTTCTTTGCTTCATGCTTATGCCAATGGCAAGGAGATTGGACGGATGCTTGCTCTTGCGGAGGAGATATGCTCTGGTGTAATTGAACCTCATGCTGTGCTCTTGAAGACCCTTGTTTTAGTTAATAGTAAATGTGACCTCCTATTAGAAGCTGAGCGTGCATTCCTGGAGTTGAAGAGAAAAGGCTTTTCACCTGACTTGAGTACTCTGAATGCCATGATTGCTATTTATGGCAGGAGGCAGATGGTTACCAAAACAAATGAGATCTTGAACTTCATGAAAGAGAGTGGGTTCACTCCTAGCTTGGCAACTTACAATAGTTTGATGTATATGCACAGCCAATCAGAGAACTTTGAGAGGTCAGAAGAAGTTTTAAAAGAAATCCTTGCAAAGGGAGTAAAACCAGATATAATTTCATACAACACCGTAATTTTTGCGTATTGTCGAAATGGGCGGATGAAAGAGGCTTCACATATATTCTCAGAAATGAGAGAATCTGGGCTTATTCCAGATGTAATCACATATAATACTTTTGTTGCAAGTTATGCAGCTGATTCAATGTTTGAGGAGGCTATTGATGTTGTTTGCTACATGATCAAGCATGGATGTAAACCGAACCAGAATACATACAACTCAGTCATTGATGGATACTGTAAACTTAATCGCCGGGATGATGCAATCAAGTTCATAAGCAGCCTTCACGAGCTTGATCCACACATTTCCAGGGAGGAAGAGTGCAGGTTATTAGAACGTTTAACCAAATGGTCATAG
- the LOC133679356 gene encoding uncharacterized protein LOC133679356, with protein sequence MAISSGIFSTFLSTETVPLLKFPSPTSTPPLRFLAAPPANPRMVRSTVVTCATASTGNRAPRGIMKPRRVSPEMADFIGAPEVSRTQALKLIWAHIKEHNLQDPSNKKNIICDEKLKKIFAGRDQVGFLEIAGLISPHFLK encoded by the exons atggcAATTTCTTCAGGGATTTTCTCTACTTTCCTATCCACCGAAACGGTGCCGCTTCTCAAGTTTCCTTCTCCTACATCCACTCCTCCTCTCAGGTTTCTGGCTGCGCCTCCCGCGAACCCGCGCATGGTGCGTAGTACTGTAGTTACCTGCGCCACGGCATCGACCGGAAACCGTGCTCCACGCGGCATAATGAAGCCGAGGCGAGTCTCACCTGAAATGGCGGACTTTATTGGTGCTCCTGAGGTCTCTCGTACTCAGGCTCTCAAGCTTATATGGGCCCATATCAAGGAGCACAATCTTCag gACCCTAGTAACAAGAAGAACATAATTTGTGACGAGAAGTTGAAGAAGATATTTGCTGGTAGAGACCAGGTTGGATTTCTTGAGATTGCTGGGTTGATTAGTCCTCATTTCCTCAAATGA